The Caloramator mitchellensis genome contains a region encoding:
- a CDS encoding nucleoside kinase encodes MSQKISVRINNSEPLEYPIGVKIEDVLSQNLNETALLSIINGKYLELNKCLYEDSNIVPVTMKHPAGARTYARSLGFLLIIAAKKIMPGCRVTIEHSLNKALYCELHCDNELNKENIELLKKKMQQLVEENLKFEKIIMKKDDAIKIFENEGMPDKIRLLKFYEKEEIEIIKCDDVYDFFYAPLVPSTGYLKLFEIKQYKPGLLILYPNEENPNKILEFKDVPKLAKIFRETEEWARVLDVADVGALNEKVASGDIKDIVLVSEALHEKKLAYIADKIYENRDKVKIVLIAGPSSSGKTTFSKRLSIQLRILGFNPIPISLDDYFVNREETPIDESGEYDFESIHALDINLFNAHLSMLLEGQEIELPKFDFIKGKRLNSGKKLRLDNRTILVIEGIHGLNELLTNAISRESKFKIYISALTQLNIDDHNRIHTTDVRLLRRIVRDSKYRGKSAEDTIITWPKVRNGEENNIFPFQEEADVMFNSTLAYEMCVLKKYAKKQLDEIKVESPAYLEAYRLRAFLEFFKEANDDLEELIPKNSIIREFIGDSCFE; translated from the coding sequence GTGAGTCAAAAGATAAGTGTAAGGATTAACAATTCTGAACCACTGGAATATCCTATAGGAGTTAAGATAGAGGATGTTTTAAGCCAAAATCTAAATGAAACTGCTTTGTTATCAATTATTAATGGAAAATATCTAGAGCTAAATAAATGTCTTTATGAGGATTCAAATATTGTGCCTGTTACGATGAAACATCCTGCTGGAGCTAGAACCTATGCCAGGAGTTTAGGTTTTTTGTTGATTATAGCAGCTAAAAAAATTATGCCAGGGTGTAGAGTTACAATTGAGCACTCATTAAATAAAGCATTATATTGCGAATTACATTGTGATAATGAATTAAATAAAGAAAATATAGAACTGTTGAAGAAAAAAATGCAGCAGCTTGTGGAAGAGAACTTGAAGTTTGAAAAAATCATTATGAAAAAAGATGATGCAATAAAAATATTTGAAAATGAAGGTATGCCAGATAAAATTAGATTATTAAAATTTTATGAAAAGGAAGAAATTGAAATTATTAAGTGTGATGATGTATATGATTTTTTTTATGCTCCATTAGTTCCTTCTACCGGGTATTTAAAATTATTCGAAATTAAGCAATATAAACCGGGGTTGCTAATATTGTATCCAAACGAAGAAAATCCAAATAAAATATTGGAGTTTAAGGATGTCCCTAAACTAGCTAAAATATTTAGAGAAACAGAAGAATGGGCAAGAGTTTTAGATGTAGCAGATGTTGGAGCTCTTAATGAAAAGGTTGCTAGTGGGGATATTAAAGATATTGTATTAGTTTCTGAAGCATTACATGAGAAAAAGCTTGCTTATATTGCAGATAAAATATATGAAAATAGAGACAAGGTTAAGATAGTTTTGATAGCTGGGCCTTCATCATCAGGAAAAACAACTTTTTCTAAAAGACTTTCAATTCAACTTAGAATATTAGGGTTTAATCCAATCCCTATTTCGCTTGATGATTATTTTGTAAATAGAGAAGAAACACCTATTGATGAATCAGGTGAGTATGATTTTGAATCAATTCATGCACTTGATATAAATTTATTTAACGCTCATTTATCTATGTTATTAGAAGGGCAAGAGATTGAACTGCCTAAGTTTGATTTTATTAAAGGTAAAAGACTGAATTCAGGGAAAAAACTTAGATTGGACAATAGAACAATTCTAGTAATAGAAGGAATACACGGCTTGAATGAATTACTAACAAATGCAATATCAAGAGAAAGTAAATTTAAAATATATATTAGTGCATTGACGCAGTTAAATATAGATGATCATAATCGAATTCATACTACAGATGTTAGACTTTTAAGAAGAATTGTCAGGGATTCTAAGTATAGAGGTAAGAGTGCAGAAGATACGATAATTACATGGCCAAAGGTTAGAAATGGGGAAGAAAACAATATTTTCCCATTCCAAGAAGAAGCAGATGTTATGTTTAATTCAACTTTGGCATACGAAATGTGCGTTTTGAAGAAATATGCAAAAAAACAACTTGATGAAATTAAAGTTGAAAGCCCTGCTTATCTTGAAGCATATAGGTTAAGGGCCTTCTTAGAATTCTTTAAGGAAGCAAATGATGATTTGGAAGAATTAATTCCCAAAAACTCAATAATACGAGAATTTATAGGTGATAGTTGTTTTGAATAG
- a CDS encoding YitT family protein: MKIKKEEILSRLLIVILGCLISAIGINAFIVPHKLLSGGVAGLAIVIQYLTSIPSGFLLFILNIPIFLYGTKELDVDFIIFSILGVFLLSTMLIITRDINQYLAVKDILLSCVYGGVLNGIGVGLVLRQRASMGGTDIIAVTLKKRLGINVSTIAFIMNFVIVIIGMFISNIETGLYTLILMFISSRVMENVLQGFDRKKMIIIVTEKFDEISNLIMSELGRGVTFLHGEGAYTGVDKKVIYCIVTLNQLVKTKNIVLKSDPKAFLTIIDAAEVQGKGFRNFI; the protein is encoded by the coding sequence ATGAAGATTAAGAAGGAAGAAATTCTGAGCAGATTATTAATTGTGATTTTGGGATGTTTAATTTCAGCAATTGGAATAAATGCATTCATAGTTCCTCACAAATTGTTAAGCGGAGGAGTAGCAGGTCTAGCAATCGTTATTCAATATTTAACATCAATTCCTTCAGGTTTTTTATTATTTATATTAAATATCCCAATTTTTTTATATGGTACGAAGGAGCTCGATGTTGACTTTATAATATTTAGCATTTTAGGAGTGTTTTTATTATCAACTATGCTTATTATTACAAGGGATATAAATCAGTATTTAGCTGTTAAGGATATTTTACTGTCATGTGTTTATGGAGGGGTTTTAAATGGAATTGGAGTTGGTTTAGTTTTAAGACAAAGAGCTTCAATGGGTGGAACAGATATAATTGCTGTAACACTAAAAAAGAGATTAGGAATAAACGTTTCAACTATTGCTTTTATTATGAATTTTGTTATAGTTATTATTGGGATGTTTATTAGTAATATTGAAACTGGATTATATACTTTAATTTTAATGTTTATTTCCTCAAGAGTCATGGAAAATGTTTTACAGGGCTTTGATAGAAAAAAGATGATTATTATCGTAACAGAAAAGTTTGATGAGATTTCGAATTTAATCATGAGCGAATTAGGGAGAGGGGTAACATTTTTACATGGAGAAGGTGCTTACACAGGAGTCGACAAAAAGGTTATTTATTGTATTGTAACGTTGAATCAGCTTGTTAAAACGAAAAATATAGTTTTGAAGTCCGACCCTAAGGCATTTCTCACTATAATAGATGCTGCAGAAGTTCAGGGCAAAGGTTTTAGAAATTTTATTTAG
- the sdaAB gene encoding L-serine ammonia-lyase, iron-sulfur-dependent subunit beta: MKFYGVFDVLGPVMIGPSSSHTAGAARLGKIAGKIAGCGFKRVDFLLHGSFAETYKGHGTDRALVAGVLGMEPYDERLRSSLEIAKNLNIEINFIPTDLGDEHPNTVKIIFYKEDNKKITVMGSSIGGGNILITEVDGEKVEFTGEYPTIIAKYMDRKGMIAEISGKILDEGINIANMKVTRNQNRIVTAIIELDVQVTEETLEEIKQIKDMITVASINPI; this comes from the coding sequence ATGAAATTTTATGGAGTTTTTGATGTGTTAGGACCTGTAATGATTGGTCCATCAAGTTCGCATACAGCAGGAGCAGCAAGGCTTGGTAAAATTGCAGGTAAAATTGCTGGATGTGGATTCAAAAGGGTAGACTTTTTACTACATGGTTCTTTTGCTGAAACTTATAAGGGACATGGAACTGATAGGGCACTTGTAGCAGGAGTTTTAGGTATGGAGCCATATGATGAAAGATTAAGAAGTTCTCTAGAGATTGCTAAAAATTTAAATATTGAAATAAATTTTATTCCAACTGACCTGGGAGATGAACATCCTAACACAGTTAAAATAATTTTCTATAAGGAAGATAATAAAAAAATAACAGTTATGGGCTCTTCGATAGGTGGAGGTAATATTCTAATAACAGAAGTTGATGGAGAAAAAGTTGAATTTACAGGTGAGTATCCAACTATTATAGCAAAGTATATGGATAGAAAAGGTATGATAGCTGAGATTTCTGGTAAAATACTTGATGAAGGAATAAATATAGCTAACATGAAGGTAACTCGTAATCAAAATAGAATAGTAACAGCAATAATAGAATTAGACGTTCAGGTGACCGAAGAAACGCTTGAAGAAATTAAGCAAATTAAGGATATGATAACTGTTGCATCAATTAATCCAATTTGA
- the sdaAA gene encoding L-serine ammonia-lyase, iron-sulfur-dependent, subunit alpha: MYSNGEELIALANTQNKKIYEIVIDYEADRTGKTKEEIVGNMRSVLNVMIDSAEKGLNEEVNSISGLIGGNAKKVQDYLNENSNLSGYVINKAMARALSVSEVNASMGRIVAAPTAGSSGILPSVVITAAEVLNKDKDDMVNALFTASGIGQIISKNATVSGAEGGCQAECGSAAAMAAAAVVEMAGGTPEQALHAAAICIQNILGLVCDPVAGLVEAPCYLRNSSGAVNALTSADLALAGVRSIIPFDEVVDAMYRVGKALPFELRETALGGIAATPTGIKLKNKIFGE, from the coding sequence ATGTATTCTAATGGTGAAGAGTTAATAGCATTAGCAAATACGCAAAATAAGAAGATTTATGAGATAGTAATCGATTATGAAGCTGATAGAACGGGTAAGACAAAAGAAGAAATAGTGGGAAATATGCGTTCTGTTTTAAATGTCATGATTGATTCTGCTGAAAAGGGTTTAAATGAAGAAGTAAATTCAATTAGCGGGCTCATAGGCGGAAATGCAAAGAAAGTTCAAGATTACTTAAATGAGAATTCAAATTTAAGCGGCTATGTAATAAATAAGGCTATGGCTAGGGCTTTATCTGTTTCAGAAGTAAATGCGTCGATGGGAAGAATAGTTGCTGCTCCTACAGCAGGCTCTTCTGGCATACTTCCCTCTGTCGTTATTACCGCTGCGGAGGTTTTGAATAAAGATAAGGATGACATGGTTAATGCATTGTTTACAGCTTCTGGAATTGGACAAATTATCTCTAAGAATGCCACTGTATCAGGAGCAGAAGGTGGATGCCAGGCTGAGTGCGGTTCAGCTGCAGCAATGGCAGCAGCAGCAGTAGTCGAAATGGCAGGTGGTACTCCAGAGCAAGCTCTTCATGCAGCTGCAATTTGCATTCAGAATATATTAGGATTGGTATGTGATCCTGTAGCAGGATTAGTTGAAGCTCCATGCTATTTGAGAAATTCCTCCGGTGCAGTGAATGCGCTTACTTCAGCTGATTTAGCATTGGCCGGAGTAAGAAGCATTATCCCATTTGATGAAGTTGTAGATGCCATGTATAGAGTAGGTAAGGCGCTTCCATTTGAACTAAGAGAAACAGCTCTTGGAGGAATTGCAGCTACCCCAACTGGTATTAAATTGAAAAACAAAATTTTTGGAGAATAG
- a CDS encoding RCKP-type rubredoxin-like domain-containing protein, with amino-acid sequence MAVFKCTVCGEIKEGRCKPAKCAKCGAPKEKIEKQQ; translated from the coding sequence ATGGCTGTTTTTAAGTGCACTGTTTGCGGAGAAATTAAGGAAGGTAGATGCAAACCTGCAAAATGCGCCAAATGCGGTGCTCCAAAAGAAAAAATAGAAAAGCAACAATAA
- the cax gene encoding calcium/proton exchanger: MARIVLILTLPICFIFYNTDFVIINFILSFTSLILLSTFISNYTKIISNKLGDKIGGLINSTAGNLPELLISILAINHGMSELIKIGLIGSIIGNMLLVLGLSIFFGGIKYKEQSFNKNIARTNFSLLFLALTSLIITSSISLHGDISVEKINFFSLTISIVLIVIYLLGLIFSLITHKNLFIVQSEDNADDELPSESNVIIIKWLVIFVLVFILSQMLVSSIEKIITLFNIPEKLLGILIMPAIGNVAEYITAINMALKDKVSLCIEIAIGSSMQIFLFVLPLIVIFANLIYNPITLVYNLYDLTILILSVVLSFFVFQDGRTYWLEGAILLASYAIIILSYYLI; this comes from the coding sequence ATGGCTAGAATCGTCTTGATATTAACCTTACCCATATGTTTTATATTTTATAATACTGATTTTGTCATAATAAATTTCATATTAAGTTTTACTTCATTAATTTTGTTATCTACATTTATTAGCAATTACACTAAAATAATCTCAAATAAACTTGGAGATAAAATTGGAGGATTAATAAATTCAACTGCAGGGAATCTACCAGAATTGCTGATTAGTATATTAGCAATAAACCATGGAATGTCTGAACTAATTAAAATCGGCCTTATAGGTTCAATAATTGGAAACATGCTTCTTGTATTAGGACTAAGCATCTTCTTTGGAGGTATAAAATATAAGGAACAATCATTTAATAAAAATATTGCAAGAACGAATTTTTCTCTCCTCTTCCTAGCTCTTACAAGCTTAATAATAACCTCTTCTATTTCACTCCATGGAGATATATCTGTAGAAAAAATTAACTTTTTTAGTTTAACTATTAGTATTGTCCTAATCGTTATTTATTTGCTCGGCTTAATTTTTTCATTAATAACACATAAAAATTTATTTATAGTCCAATCTGAAGACAATGCCGATGATGAATTACCGTCAGAAAGTAATGTTATAATAATTAAGTGGTTAGTAATTTTTGTTTTAGTTTTTATTTTAAGTCAAATGCTTGTTTCTTCAATAGAAAAAATAATTACCTTATTTAACATACCAGAAAAACTACTAGGCATATTAATAATGCCTGCAATAGGAAATGTTGCTGAATATATAACTGCAATAAACATGGCCCTAAAAGATAAAGTGAGTTTATGTATAGAAATTGCAATCGGCTCCAGCATGCAGATATTTCTTTTCGTATTGCCTTTAATAGTTATATTTGCAAATTTAATATACAATCCAATAACTTTAGTATACAATCTTTATGATCTAACTATCTTAATTCTATCAGTAGTTTTATCATTTTTTGTTTTCCAAGATGGTAGAACCTATTGGCTTGAAGGTGCAATTTTACTTGCTTCATATGCAATCATCATATTAAGCTATTATTTAATTTAG
- the rbr gene encoding rubrerythrin, with the protein MNLKGSKTEQNLLKTYAGESRARNMYTFFAEKSREDGYEFIASVFIETSDNEKAHARRVFNDFLKMNKSTAENLLEAARGEAHENEKLYKEFESVAHQEGFHEIADFYKELAETEGYHRDRFDAILQNLKSGKIFRRDMPVKWHCRNCGYIHEGYEAPEKCPLCGFPRSYFEIYCENFK; encoded by the coding sequence ATGAATTTAAAGGGGAGTAAAACTGAACAAAACCTGCTAAAAACTTATGCAGGTGAATCAAGGGCAAGAAATATGTATACATTTTTTGCAGAAAAATCTAGAGAAGACGGATATGAATTTATTGCTTCAGTTTTTATTGAAACTTCAGATAATGAAAAAGCACATGCAAGAAGGGTTTTTAACGATTTTTTAAAAATGAATAAATCTACAGCAGAAAACCTATTAGAAGCTGCCAGAGGAGAAGCTCATGAAAATGAAAAACTATATAAAGAATTTGAATCTGTAGCACATCAAGAAGGCTTCCACGAAATTGCAGACTTTTATAAAGAACTAGCAGAAACCGAAGGATATCATAGGGACAGGTTTGACGCCATTTTGCAAAATCTTAAATCAGGTAAAATTTTCAGAAGGGATATGCCAGTCAAATGGCATTGCAGAAACTGTGGATATATCCATGAAGGTTACGAAGCTCCAGAAAAGTGTCCATTATGTGGATTCCCTAGAAGTTATTTTGAAATATACTGTGAAAACTTTAAATAG
- the pssA gene encoding CDP-diacylglycerol--serine O-phosphatidyltransferase, with protein MNAKISKSVIPNSFTFINLTFGMLSIIFTLNSRFQMSAIMIILAALMDRYDGRIARKFNASSQLGKELDSLCDLISFGVAPAILSWGNFLINLGIIGYIIVILFPIAGAYRLARFNVTQFNNCFIGIPITFAGFLVAIDNIITIANPHYFLSSIFMLFLSYLMVSHFKFKKV; from the coding sequence ATGAACGCTAAAATAAGCAAAAGTGTGATTCCAAATTCATTTACATTTATTAATCTTACTTTTGGAATGCTTTCAATTATATTTACTTTAAATTCAAGATTTCAGATGTCTGCGATAATGATTATACTTGCAGCATTAATGGATAGGTATGATGGGAGAATAGCTAGAAAATTTAATGCTTCATCTCAATTAGGAAAAGAATTAGACTCATTATGTGATTTAATTTCTTTTGGAGTTGCTCCAGCTATTCTGTCATGGGGAAATTTTTTGATTAATTTAGGAATTATTGGTTATATCATAGTTATTTTATTTCCAATAGCAGGTGCTTATAGATTAGCTAGATTTAATGTAACTCAATTTAATAATTGTTTTATAGGTATTCCTATTACATTTGCTGGTTTCTTGGTTGCTATAGATAATATTATCACAATAGCAAATCCTCATTATTTTTTATCATCAATTTTTATGCTTTTTCTATCATACCTTATGGTTAGCCATTTTAAATTCAAAAAAGTCTAA
- a CDS encoding phosphatidylserine decarboxylase family protein — protein sequence MRIPVRKESLPYLIILSLLFAIFYYLNFYLSLIPLLSLLFIIYFFRDPDRKIILNDSYFLSPADGTVMEVKEIEESEFFKGKAIKVSIFLSIFNIHVNRSPIKGKVVYKNYRPGKYLPAFKSHASDINERNSIGIENSKTKVLVHQITGFVARRIVCWSNVNDNLEQGERFGLIKFGSCTEIIMPLNTEIKVKKGDTVKGGLTIIGVIK from the coding sequence ATGAGAATACCAGTAAGAAAAGAAAGCTTGCCATATTTAATAATTTTATCGCTATTATTTGCTATTTTTTACTACTTAAACTTTTATTTATCTTTAATTCCATTATTATCACTGTTATTTATTATATATTTCTTCAGGGACCCAGATAGAAAAATTATACTCAATGATTCATATTTTTTGTCTCCAGCAGATGGAACAGTAATGGAAGTAAAAGAAATCGAAGAATCCGAATTTTTCAAGGGAAAAGCAATAAAAGTAAGCATATTTTTATCAATATTTAATATCCATGTTAATAGAAGCCCTATAAAAGGAAAAGTAGTATATAAGAATTATAGACCGGGAAAATATCTTCCTGCTTTCAAGAGTCATGCTTCTGATATTAATGAAAGAAATAGTATAGGTATTGAAAATTCCAAAACAAAAGTATTAGTTCATCAAATAACAGGGTTTGTTGCAAGAAGAATAGTTTGCTGGAGCAACGTTAATGATAATTTAGAACAAGGTGAAAGATTTGGACTAATTAAATTTGGTTCATGCACTGAAATAATTATGCCTTTAAACACTGAAATAAAAGTTAAAAAAGGTGATACCGTTAAAGGCGGTTTAACTATTATAGGAGTGATAAAATGA
- a CDS encoding CBS domain-containing protein, producing MKVKDFMTTNVAFVNPTTPIVEVAKIMKQRNIGSVPVVDGDRVVGIVTDRDIVLRDIAMGKNPENVTAKDVMTMGVATANPNMDIHDASRLMAEKQIRRLPVVENNRLVGMLAIGDIAVETRLSDDAGEALSDISKPTHTLY from the coding sequence ATGAAGGTTAAAGATTTTATGACAACAAATGTTGCTTTTGTTAATCCAACTACCCCTATCGTTGAAGTTGCAAAGATAATGAAACAAAGGAATATTGGATCTGTCCCTGTAGTCGATGGAGACAGGGTTGTTGGAATAGTTACAGACAGAGATATAGTTTTAAGGGACATTGCTATGGGGAAAAATCCTGAGAACGTAACTGCCAAGGATGTAATGACAATGGGGGTAGCAACCGCTAATCCTAATATGGATATTCATGATGCTTCAAGATTAATGGCTGAAAAGCAAATAAGAAGGCTTCCTGTGGTTGAAAACAATAGGCTTGTTGGAATGCTGGCAATTGGTGATATAGCGGTAGAGACAAGACTTTCGGATGATGCAGGAGAAGCGTTAAGCGACATATCAAAACCTACTCATACATTATATTAA
- a CDS encoding YegS/Rv2252/BmrU family lipid kinase — MKKAFLIYNPYSGDRNFRLKIDQAIYKLQQGNYVVTPYRTMSIKDIYECIKFAKGYDTVIISGGDGTINHTINAMVMEEIDLPIGIIPSGTANDFASHLGIDKRISIACDVINKGKCASFDLGKINDRYFINVAAAGLLADVSQKIDINLKNTLGKIAYYIKGIEQLPNFKAIPIRIKTEKYVIEEKVFLFIVLNGSSAGGFKLAPDATANDGYLNLIGVKNCNIVELFNLFIKMLKGEHLDSNNIIYLREKQIIIESLERVETDVDGEKGPDFPLNIRLSNKKVKIFIP, encoded by the coding sequence ATGAAAAAGGCATTCTTAATTTATAATCCCTATTCAGGAGATAGAAATTTTAGGCTTAAAATTGATCAGGCAATATATAAATTACAACAAGGAAATTATGTAGTAACTCCATATAGAACAATGTCTATTAAGGATATTTATGAATGCATCAAATTTGCAAAGGGATACGATACAGTTATAATTTCTGGAGGAGATGGAACCATAAATCATACTATTAATGCAATGGTTATGGAAGAAATTGATCTTCCAATAGGTATAATTCCTTCAGGGACAGCTAATGACTTTGCATCGCATTTAGGAATTGATAAAAGAATAAGCATTGCATGCGATGTTATAAATAAAGGGAAATGCGCAAGTTTTGATTTGGGGAAAATAAATGATAGATATTTTATCAATGTCGCTGCTGCTGGCCTTTTAGCAGACGTTTCACAAAAAATAGACATAAATCTTAAGAATACTTTAGGTAAAATTGCTTATTATATAAAAGGCATTGAACAGTTGCCAAATTTTAAAGCAATACCCATTAGAATTAAAACAGAAAAATATGTTATTGAAGAAAAAGTATTTTTATTTATTGTTTTAAATGGGTCTTCTGCAGGAGGATTTAAATTAGCTCCAGATGCAACTGCCAATGATGGATATTTGAATCTTATCGGTGTAAAAAATTGCAATATAGTTGAACTTTTTAATTTGTTTATTAAAATGCTTAAAGGAGAGCATCTTGATAGTAATAATATCATTTATCTTAGAGAAAAACAAATTATAATTGAATCTTTAGAACGTGTAGAAACAGATGTTGATGGTGAGAAGGGTCCAGATTTCCCGCTAAACATTAGACTCTCGAATAAAAAAGTAAAAATATTCATTCCCTGA
- a CDS encoding DedA family protein, giving the protein MQEFFIRTIYSLKQNPMLVYLFTILNSFLQIFFPPYPGDTFIALLGYLSSQITKNGALLLIIALSSTIISSIMLYLISFHYSERVLKNKYINNFFQINKIYLFEKWYDKFGAFAIILSKFIPGINSIVLIASGVLKLRKITAILAIILSSIIHNSMLFIVGRVTGNNVAVLNQLIKEYSSIILLFSLLILIIYILILLVKGVRE; this is encoded by the coding sequence ATGCAGGAATTTTTTATACGCACTATCTATTCATTAAAACAAAATCCAATGTTAGTGTATTTATTTACTATTTTAAATAGCTTTCTGCAGATTTTTTTTCCTCCCTATCCTGGAGATACGTTTATAGCTCTGTTAGGCTACCTTAGTAGTCAAATAACAAAAAACGGCGCTTTGCTGCTAATTATTGCATTGTCCTCTACAATTATTAGCAGCATCATGCTGTATTTAATCAGTTTTCATTATTCAGAAAGAGTTTTGAAAAACAAATATATAAATAATTTTTTTCAAATTAACAAAATATACTTGTTTGAAAAATGGTATGATAAATTTGGAGCATTTGCAATAATTTTAAGCAAATTTATACCTGGAATCAATTCAATTGTATTGATAGCATCCGGAGTTCTAAAGTTAAGGAAAATTACAGCCATACTTGCAATAATATTATCCAGCATTATACATAACTCTATGCTCTTCATAGTTGGAAGAGTTACTGGTAATAATGTTGCAGTATTAAATCAACTTATTAAAGAATATAGCTCAATTATATTGCTTTTTTCATTATTAATTTTGATAATATATATTTTAATTCTTTTAGTAAAAGGGGTCAGGGAATGA